Within the Barnesiella intestinihominis YIT 11860 genome, the region TGACACATTTCCCACAACCTATGCAGGCGACGGAACAAACTTTGCGGGCGATGATGCCTTTGTCTTTGTTATTGCAAGCCACATATATCATGGATTCTTGTTTCTTCCGTAGCTCGATTAAATGTCTGGGGCAGGCTTTTACACAAGAACCACAGGCAACGCAAATGTTGGAATCGATACGGGGAAGTCGGGTGACGGGATCCATCGTGATACCTCCGAATTCGCAAGCTGCCGCACAATCTCCTTCGCCAAGACACCCATAATTACAATTACTCTCGCCGGTATAAAGCGAGGAAACGACCGCGCAGCTGTGTGCGCCTTCGTAATGGCTGGTTTGCGGGCGGTTCTCGCAAGAGCCATTGCAACGGATAACGGCGATACGAGGAGCTTTTTCCACAGCATTCAGGCCAAGAATGGGAGCAATCTTTTGCATAACCTCATTACCCCCGACGGGACATAACAGACTGTCTAACGATGTGGCCTTCGTGCATTGTTCGGCGAAATTCCGACATCCGGCATATCCGCAACCGCCGCAATTCGCTCCCGGAAGAATAGATTCTATTTCGTCGATTCGAGAATCTTCTTCTACATGGAATTTACGGGAAATGATGTAAAGTAATGTTGCGCTGATGAGTCCGATAATACTTAGTATGATGATTGCCGTTACCATAAGTTATGAGACATGTATTGGTTTCAAGAAAAATCTAAATCGTTTTTTCAGTCGATCGCGATAGAAATATAGTATCGTGTAATATATCGCTAATACAACAAGGGCACATAACCCCGAATATAGTTCGTTTATTCCTATTCGTTCATTGATGACGAGCGACAGCATAATGAGAATTACCGGGAGGGCTGCCGTAAACCATATAGCTCTGTATCCTGCCGAGGTAGAAAGAGCTACCGAAACTTTATCTCCTATCTGTATGGGAAAATCGCATTTTTCAACCTCGATGATTTTTTCTTTTTGGTCGGTTGTCGTGCACAATGAAGCCGCATGACAACCTGCGCAAGCCGAGTGTTGTATGATGCGCACGAATATATGCGATTTGGAAATACCTGTTATAATACCTTCGTGCTCTATATCAGGTCGTTTCATACGAGAAAAACTTTTTTAATCCTTTGTTTATTTTTATCTGTCAGAAATAAGAATTGTACAATTTTTTATATTTGTCTTCTTTTTGAATTTCAGAAATCCATTTGTTCAAGCTGTCGAGTAATATCGAGTCGTCTTTTCTGAGGGCCCATGATTGGAACTGAGTAAAACTTATATCGGTATTACAGTCTATTTGGGGATAATCTTTGCTCATTTGCTGGGCTATTGCTTTGTCGCATACGGCTAAGTCGATTTCCCCAGTAGCGACCATCATGATGAGCTGTTCGGCCCCGTATGTCTTTTCTTCTTGTATATATATGGTATCGCCTATTTCACGAGACAAGTTGTGAATGCGTAATCTTGTAGGAGCATCACTAACGATGTATAGAGTTTTTCCGGCCAAATCTAGTTGGTTTCTTATCAGTTTTTTTTGCGCTTTTGGATCTTTTCTTTGAACCAATACTTGTTTGTTCAGTTGAATGGGTATGGTAAAAGCCAATTCTTCCTTGATTTCGGACGTTACGGGCAATTGACGGGCAATGATGTCGTACTGGCCTTTTTTCAATCCATCGATACTTTTGCTTAGGTTAACTTCTGGGGTTATCTCAATGGAAAGCCCGCTTCGATTACCTACCATACGGGCCAATTCGTAGTCGAATCCCGATAGGCTGTCGCCTTGTAAATAGTAAGACAATGGGGTATAATCCGTAACGATCCTCAAAACACCATCGGCTTTGATTTCCTCGAAAGTTCTCGGTCGGTAAGTGTTTCGGGGACGCAACCATATCATTGTTCCGACAACTATTATCAATAGCGCGGCATATATAAATATGTGTCGTTTGAGCTTCATATCGTTAATTGGAAAAATCTATGGATAACCCCATTTGAAACATACTTGGATTTAACGGATAATGTGGTAATGAGAAGTAGTTATTTCCCCCGAATATCCCTTGATTCACGTGCGACATCATGACAAAGAAACGAGTTTGTTTCAATTTCATATTTATATATGCGTTCATGAAAGGATAATTTCCCACTTCGATTTCATCTTGGGTATGAAAAGTTAAGGTCGCCGGTTGGAAAGCCTCGCTTTTATATTTT harbors:
- a CDS encoding RnfABCDGE type electron transport complex subunit B; protein product: MVTAIIILSIIGLISATLLYIISRKFHVEEDSRIDEIESILPGANCGGCGYAGCRNFAEQCTKATSLDSLLCPVGGNEVMQKIAPILGLNAVEKAPRIAVIRCNGSCENRPQTSHYEGAHSCAVVSSLYTGESNCNYGCLGEGDCAAACEFGGITMDPVTRLPRIDSNICVACGSCVKACPRHLIELRKKQESMIYVACNNKDKGIIARKVCSVACIGCGKCVKTCPEKAISLSDNLAYIDDNLCLSCQACVDGCPTHAIHAEIRNNIRETSTPRKETAIC
- a CDS encoding SoxR reducing system RseC family protein — translated: MKRPDIEHEGIITGISKSHIFVRIIQHSACAGCHAASLCTTTDQKEKIIEVEKCDFPIQIGDKVSVALSTSAGYRAIWFTAALPVILIMLSLVINERIGINELYSGLCALVVLAIYYTILYFYRDRLKKRFRFFLKPIHVS
- a CDS encoding transporter substrate-binding domain-containing protein is translated as MKLKRHIFIYAALLIIVVGTMIWLRPRNTYRPRTFEEIKADGVLRIVTDYTPLSYYLQGDSLSGFDYELARMVGNRSGLSIEITPEVNLSKSIDGLKKGQYDIIARQLPVTSEIKEELAFTIPIQLNKQVLVQRKDPKAQKKLIRNQLDLAGKTLYIVSDAPTRLRIHNLSREIGDTIYIQEEKTYGAEQLIMMVATGEIDLAVCDKAIAQQMSKDYPQIDCNTDISFTQFQSWALRKDDSILLDSLNKWISEIQKEDKYKKLYNSYF